In Desulfofundulus kuznetsovii DSM 6115, the following are encoded in one genomic region:
- a CDS encoding nucleotidyltransferase family protein, whose protein sequence is MLGDNLMDEEVFQQYAKAWRKRQRDEERKRRKKLRQAREAAGKLAEILVQNYGAKEVWLFGSLIRSGSFHRNSDIDLAAAGLPAQEFFRILARLNESIISPTPLDRKGKCSYNHSNTGVRDGRTKGR, encoded by the coding sequence ATGCTGGGTGACAACCTGATGGACGAAGAGGTTTTTCAACAATACGCAAAAGCCTGGCGCAAAAGGCAAAGAGACGAGGAAAGGAAGCGGAGAAAGAAACTGCGACAGGCCAGGGAAGCAGCCGGAAAATTGGCCGAAATACTTGTTCAGAATTACGGAGCCAAAGAGGTCTGGCTTTTTGGCTCGCTAATCCGGTCAGGCAGTTTCCACAGGAACTCCGACATCGATCTTGCCGCGGCCGGTCTGCCTGCGCAGGAATTCTTCCGGATTCTCGCGCGGCTTAATGAATCAATCATTTCTCCCACCCCCCTTGACAGGAAAGGAAAGTGTAGCTATAATCATAGCAACACAGGCGTCCGGGACGGCAGAACCAAAGGGAGGTAA